From one Anopheles cruzii chromosome 3, idAnoCruzAS_RS32_06, whole genome shotgun sequence genomic stretch:
- the LOC128273666 gene encoding uncharacterized protein LOC128273666, which produces MLLAVAPERTDGRVAFEKLTDFDFQGTTYYSVKNLSLYECQGWCREEPDCQAAAFSFVVNPLTPAQETLCQLQNVTAANNPASTPQRSSSMYYMVKLQLRSENACQRPWNFERVPNKIIRGLDNALIYTSTKEACLSACLNEKRFICRSVEYDYNNMKCVLSDSDRRSVGQFVQLVDAQGVDYFENLCLKPAQACKFNRQFALPRVGVSDDKVSQYVGLHYYTDKELQVTSETACKLACEIESEFLCRSFLYLGQPTGAQYNCRLYHLDHKSLPDGPSTYLNGERPLIDVGEPSGDYFENICEKQTNQQDPTLTVDFSTAEDPSINNLTRNDANCDKTGTCYDVSVHCKDTRIAVQVRTNKPFNGRIYALGRSETCNIDVINSDTFRLDLTMGGQDCNTQSATGIYSNTVVLQHHSVVMTKADKIYKVKCTYDMSSKNISFGMLPIRDPEMIHINSSPEAPPPRIRILDARTREVETVRIGDRLTFRIEIPEDTPYGIFARSCVAMAKDSKSTFQIIDDDGCPVDPSIFPAFTQDGNALQSIYEAFRFTESYGVIFQCNVKYCLGPCEPAVCEWGRDSVESWGRKRRSVSSNDTVEEEEEMNISQEILVLDFGDEKNRDFLRSEASTDFGRDKTVTIIEPCPTKTSVLALAVTCALMVLVYLSTLFCYYMKKWMQPHKAMA; this is translated from the exons ATGCTactggcggtggccccggagcGTACCGATGGCCGCGTCGCCTTCGAGAAGCTGACGGACTTTGACTTCCAGGGCACCACGTACTACAGTGTGAAGAATCTGTCGCTGTACGAGTGTCAGGGCTGGTGCCGAGAGGAACCGGACTGCCAGGCGGCTGCCTTCAG CTTTGTCGTGAACCCGCTAACACCCGCCCAGGAGACACTCTGTCAGCTGCAGAACGTGACGGCGGCCAACAATCCGGCCAGCACGCCCCAGCGCTCGTCGAGTATGTACTACATGGTGAAGCTGCAGCTGCGCTCCGAGAACGCCTGCCAGCGGCCGTGGAACTTTGAGCGCGTCCCGAACAAGATCATCCGCGGGTTGGACAACGCCCTCATCTACACCAGCACGAAGGAAGCGTGCCTGTCGGCGTGTCTGAACGAGAAGCGCTTCATCTGCCGCTCGGTCGAGTACGACTACAACAACATGAAGTGCGTGCTGAGCGACTCGGACCGTCGCTCCGTCGGCCAGTTTGTGCAGCTGGTCGACGCGCAGGGCGTGGATTACTTCGAGAACCTGTGCCTGAAGCCGGCGCAGGCGTGCAAGTTCAACCGCCAGTTCGCGCTGCCCCGCGTCGGCGTGTCGGACGACAAGGTGTCGCAGTACGTTGGATTGCACTATTACACGGATAAGGAGCTCCAGGTCACGTCGGAGACGGCCTGCAAGCTGGCGTGCGAGATCGAGAGCGAGTTCCTGTGCCGCTCGTTCCTGTACCtcggccaaccgaccggcgcCCAGTACAACTGCCGGCTGTACCACCTGGACCACAAGTCGCTGCCGGATGGCCCGTCGACCTACCTGAACGGCGAGCGGCCGCTGATCGACGTCGGCGAACCGAGTGGGGACTACTTCGAGAACATCTGCGAGA AACAAACGAACCAACAGGACCCGACGCTGACGGTCGATTTCTCCACTGCCGAAGATCCGTCGATCAACAACCTCACGCGCAACGATGCCAACTGCGACAAGACGGGCACCTGCTACGATG TATCGGTGCACTGCAAGGACACCAGGATTGCCGTTCAGGTGCGCACGAACAAACCGTTCAACGGGCGTATCTACGCGCTAGGCCGTTCGGAAACCTGCAACATCGACGTCATCAACTCCGACACGTTCCGGTTGGATCTGACCATGGGCGGACAGGACTGTAACACACAGAGCGCC ACCGGCATCTACAGCAACACTGTCGTCCTGCAGCACCACTCGGTCGTGATGACGAAGGCGGACAAGATCTACAAGGTCAAGTGTACGTACGACATGAGCTCGAAGAACATCTCGTTCGGCATGCTCCCGATCCGCGACCCGGAGATGATCCACATCAACTCGTCGCCGGAAGCGCCACCGCCAAGGATCCGCATCCTGGACGCTCGCACCCGCGAAGTGGAGACCGTGCGCATCGGAGACCGCCTGACGTTCCGCATCGAGATCCCGGAAGACA CTCCGTACGGTATCTTTGCGCGCTCATGCGTGGCCATGGCCAAGGACTCGAAGAGCACGTTCCAGatcatcgacgacgatgggtgCCCGGTCGATCCGAGCATCTTCCCTGCGTTCACCCAGGACGGCAATGCGCTGCAGTCGATCTACGAGGCGTTCCGCTTCACCGAGAGCTACGGTGTGATCTTCCAGTGTAACGTCAAGTACTGCCTCGGTCCGTGCGAGCCTGCAGTCTGCGAATGGGGCCGTGATTCCGTCGAGTCCTGGGGCAGGAAACGCCGTTCCGTCTCGAG CAACGACACGGtcgaggaagaggaggagATGAACATCTCGCAGGAGATCCTGGTGCTTGACTTCGGCGACGAGAAGAACCGTGACTTCCTGCGCAGCGAAGCCAGCACCGACTTCGGTCGAG ACAAAACGGTGACCATCATCGAGCCGTGCCCAACGAAGACGTCGGTACTGGCGCTGGCCGTCACCTGCGCGCTCATGGTGTTGGTGTACCTGTCGACGCTCTTCTGCTACTACATGAAGAAGTGGATGCAACCGCACAAAGCCATGGCATAG